In the Pedobacter cryoconitis genome, AATTGCCTGCAACTGATTGGTAGTCGTGTTTTCATCGATAATAATATTGTTAGCGATGACCCCTTTATATTTCAGTTTTTTGATGAATCCGTTCAGTGTGGCTATTTTCTTTTCGGAATCAAAATTTCCTACTAATTCTGCCTGATCTTCTATTTCCAGACCTGGGGCAATTAATTCGGCAACAGGCTCAAAACGTTTGATCTTAAGCTGGAACTTAAAGATCTGGTTTTTGAAATTTACAATGTCTGCTTTAAGAGAAGGGATGTAAGTTTTTGCAAGTGATTTATAATAGGAAGGAAGGGTATTCAGATCATACTGACCTTGAATACTAGCTTCCAGTACGTCAGAATTAATTCTTAACATCCTGTCTGCACCAATTCCTTTTGCTTGTAATTGAACCGAGTCAATGTTATAGATTCCTTTTACATTGTTAAGTCTTATTTTCTCAATCAGTAAATCACCTTGAATATTGTTCAGGTTAGTCCCTGAAAAATTGGTCTGGAAGGTCGCATCTACCATCAATGAGTCTTTAAACAAATGGAGATTACGGAGTTTGGCATTTTTGATAGAAGCCTTAAAGTCGAATACAGGAAGTTTGGGATTTAAGTTGACCCCACCGTCAAAGTCAAGTTTTATATTCTTATCGTCAATACTCAGTTTCCCGTCGAAATATTTTTTGTCAAACTTTCCATCCACTTTAACATTGGTATAACGGTAGTTATTGAAGTCGATATATTTTACGTCGCCATTGACCTGCTCGGTCAGGCTATTCAGTTCTATACCTTTACCTTTCACATAAACCGAGGCGGTTATCTTTCCAATACTATTTTCATCAATCAGGTTTCCTAAATTAAAGTCGTATGTTTTTACATTTCCGGAGTAAGAAGGGACTCCCTGCTTACTGATTTTCATGTTTACATCTGAAACGATTCTGCCTAATTTGGTTTTAAACTCGCCAAAAGCAATAAAGTCATTTTGAAAACCTGTAAAGTTCCCATTGAAATAAATAGTACCGAATTTCTGAACGATCACAGGGATTGCTGTTTTACGATTCCCGGTTATACCAGTCAGCAGTTCATCTAAATCCTTTTTATTAGTGGAAGCCATCTCAACCTTCATCTCCATAAAAGTTTCATCGAGTTCAGGCAGGCCTTTCAGGTTAAAATCACCTTTGATGTAGGTTGCCTTACCGGCTTTAACAGAGAGCTTTTTTGCCCTCAGGTTATTCACAAGTCCAGTAATCTGTCCATCGATGTCAATGTTCAGGTTCATCTTTGCAACTTCAGAAGTGAAATAGGCGACATCTTTTGAATCCAGGTGACTGTTTTTGAAATGAGCCTTCATTCTCACCTTATTTACATAGTCGCTGAAGTCTTCAAAAGCATGGAACTTCATTTCGAAGTAGTCCGACAGATGACTTTTATTGGTCACCAGGGTTAACTTTTTAAGTTCAATACGGTTGGTATCTACCGTCGTAAATGCGGATAGGTTCTTCAGGTAAAAACCACTTTTTTCTTTAAAAGTCAGATTTTTTATATCCGCTTGCATCAGGTGATCGGTCGTATTCAGCTTTTCGAAAATACCGTTCAGGTTCGTCAGTTCCACATCCTCAAAGTTCACCCCGTTCATTACGGTATCGACATTCAGGTTTTTATATTTTAATTGCAGGTTATTCAGGATTATCCGGTTAAAGGTAATCTTGTAAGGCTTCTTTTTCTTTTTAACAGTGGTTGAGGGACCTGAATCAAAATAATCAATGATAAAGTCAAGATTTGTTCCCTTATCTTTTCCTTTATATTTTTTCAGGAAGAAAGAGCCATTATTCAATTGTACTGTATTGACGTCAATGATCCGCTTTTCAAAAGACAGCATGTTGAGGTCTACAATAAATTTAGGCGTACTTAGCAGGGTATCTTTTTGCTGATCAAGTACCAAAAGGTCTTCAATGACCAGATATTTGAAAGGTTTAACGTAAATGCTTTGTAAAGAAATCGTCGTGTTTAATTCTTTAGACAGGTAATCTGCTGCTTTTTTTGCCACAAATGTCTGCACAGGCCGGAACTGAAGCGAAAATAAGATAATCGCGAGCAGCAGCAGAATCGATGCAATAAACCAAAGAAGTATTTTTAATAGTTTTTTGATAGTTTTGTAGCTTAATAATAATCAACGTGTCAGTAATACTTGCTATCGAATCCTCTTGTGATGAAACTTCTGTTGCTATTTGTAATAACGGCAAAATTACTGCCAATGTTATTGCAAACCAAACTATTCATGAAAATTATGGAGGTGTAGTTCCAGAATTAGCATCAAGAGTCCACCAACAGAATATTGTACCAGTAATTCAGCAGGCATTAATCGACGCTAAAGTTAGCAAAAAGGATATAAATGCCATAGCTTTTACCAGGGGACCGGGATTATTGGGATCTTTATTGGTAGGCGTGTCCTTTGCGAAATCTTTTGCACTGGCTTTAGACTTGCCGCTTATCGCTGTGAATCATATGCACGCACATATTCTTGCGCATTTTATTGATGATCCGAAACCTTCATTTCCATTTTTATGTTTAACCGTTTCTGGCGGGCATACACAAATTGTTTTAGTGAAAGACTATTTTGATATGGAAATTGTAGGGGAGTCACTGGATGATGCTGCGGGAGAAGCGTTTGATAAAACTGCCAAGATTCTGAACCTTCCTTATCCTGGCGGGCCACTGATTGATTTGCATGCAACAAAGGGTAATCCGCTGGCTTATAAATTTCCTGAACCTCAGATCAAAGATTTGAATTATAGTTTCAGTGGTTTAAAGACTGCAATATTATATTTTATCAGGGCGCAGGAAAAGATGAATCCTGATTTTATTCAGGAGAACCTGAATGATATTTGTGCTTCTGTACAGCATAGCATTGTACATATTTTATTAAACAAGGTGAAGAAAGCAGCAAAGCAGTATAATATTAAAGAGATTGCAATTGCTGGTGGTGTTTCTGCAAACACCGGGTTGCGTAAGGCGCTGGAAGAGAAATCTGAAGAACTGGGCTGGAAAGTCTTTATTCCTGCTTTTCAATTTTGCACCGATAATGCAGCAATGATTGCGATTGCCGGCCATTATAAATTTATCAATCAAGAGTTTGTTGGTCAGGATATTGCTCCTGCATCAAGAATGGAGTTTTAAGCTGTTACTTCGGGTAACAGGCGTATATTTAATATTAAAGACACTAAAATAATTTGTTATGAATTCAATGAGTTTTTTATTTTTCGGCATGATGCTGATCCCTTTTATTTTGCTTTTGATCTGGATGATCAGACAGGATAAAAATAAGAACTATATCGGTCTTGTCGTACTGGTTGCAGCTATATTTATAGCCGCTTATGTGGCGGTTAACGTGGATATGAAGTTTATGAACCCGTAAGTTATTTTCCGGGTTAAAAAAAAGGTGTGCCCCTGGTCTGCCCAAAAAGTTAAACACTTTCTGAGGCAGACCAGGGGCACACCCTTTTTTTATTTAGTGATGTTGACCTTACAACAATTCTTCTAATTTCTCACCAGTTACTTCTTCTCTGATTTTTCTTTCGATTTCGTCAGCTAGTTCTGGATTGTCTAATAATAACTGTTTAACAGCATCTCTTCCTTGTCCTAATTTAGTTTCACCGTAAGAGAACCATGAACCTGCTTTTTTAACAATATTGAAGTCTACACCTAAGTCAATGATCTCACCAACTTTAGAGATTCCCTGACCAAACATAATATCGAATTCTGCAATTCGGAATGGAGGCGCTACTTTGTTTTTAACGATTTTTACTTTTACTCTGTTACCTGAAACTTCATCAGCATCTTTAATCTGAGAAGTTCTGCGGATATCAAGACGTACAGAAGCGTAGAATTTCAAAGCATTACCACCAGTTGTTGTTTCCGGGTTACCGAACATCACACCAATTTTTTCACGTAACTGGTTGATGAAAATACAGCAACATCCTGTTTTAGCAATTGTTCCTGTTAGCTTTCTTAGCGCCTGAGACATTAAACGTGCCTGAAGACCCATTTTAGAATCACCCATTTCACCTTCGATCTCTGCTTTTGGTACTAAAGCTGCAACCGAGTCAATCACGATGACATCAATAGCCCCTGATCTGATCAGGTTATCAGCGATTTCTAAAGCCTGCTCACCGTTATCTGGCTGTGCAATTAAAAGGTTGTCTACATCTACACCTAATTTCTTTGCATAGAATTTATCAAATGCATGTTCTGCATCAATAAATGCGGCTACACCACCTTTTTTCTGTGCTTCAGCAATGATATGGGTTGCCAAAGTAGTTTTACCAGAAGATTCCGGACCGTAAATCTCGATCACACGTCCTTTTGGTACACCACCAATACCTAAAGCGATATCTAAGGTAATAGAGCCGGTTGAGATAGACTCAATAGATTCGGTAGGTGTATCACCTAATTTCATCACGGCACCTTTACCGTAAGATTTTTCTAACTTATCTAATGTAAGTTGTAATGCTTTTAATTTATCTGGGTTTGGGATCATCTTATTTAATTAGGTCGTAAATATAAAATATTTAAAACTATATACAGTAGTAATTATACTAATTTATTTAGCAAAAATAAGTAATTATTTTCAATAAATAATAAAATATCTTAAAATATTGAATTTAATGCGCTTCCTGGCTAATAGCTTTAGCGGGCTTGTTCAGTTTTTCAAAGTATTTGCAGATCGAAGTGATTTCACAAATATTACATTTCGGGGAACGTGCAACACAAACATACCTGCCGTGAAGGATCAGCCAGTGATGGGCCACATGAATAGTTTCCTGTGGTAAATACTTAACCAGATCTTTTTCTACTGCCAGTGGTGTTTTTCCTGTGGTTAATCCAATCCGATTGGCTACACGGAATACATGGGTGTCTACGGCCATGGCTGGTGCGTTATAGATTACTGAAGCAATTACATTGGCAGTTTTCCTGCCCACTCCGGGCATTTTCTGCAATTGATCGATATCTGAGGGGACTACATTGTTAAATTCGTTTAACAGTATGTTAGCCATACCTACCAGGTGTTTCGCTTTATTGTTCGGATAACTTACACTCCTGATATAATCGAAAACAATATCGGGGGTAACCTCTGCAAGTGCTTTCGCATTCGGAAAGCGTTGAAATAAAGCGGGGGTAACCTGGTTGATTCTTTTATCGGTGCATTGTGCGGATAAAATTACAGCGACCAGCAGCTGAAAAGGATTATTGTAATGAAGTTCTGTTTCAGCATCGGGCTGTTTAGCAGAAAAATAGGCTACAAATTGTTTATACCTTTCTTTTTTAAGCATAGTGGGACAAAGATAAAACAAAAAAAGCTGCCATCACTGGCAGCTTTGTCTTTTAGATTGATTACAGAGACTTGGAATAAGCCAGGATTTTGGAAATAGTTTCCTCATCAGGGTTTCTGTTCAACAAGTCCATCTGAGATTTAATGCTTTCATAAAACATTAAATCAAGGTCGTTGAAAAACTCACTGCTTATATTTTCAGCATGCTGATTTAAGCAGTGGGAATTTGTGATAGGAGTAGAGGTTGTTATCATAAGCATTAAACTGTTTTCGTTTTCTAATTTAACGAAACAATTTAACATTTATTTTCATCAGAGCATATTGTTTTTTCCGTTTGTCTGTTTTTATTGAACTTATGAGCACTACGGGGTTTCAGCAGATTAATTCTGGCCTGATAGGGACGCTGCTAAAACGATAAACACTATAACACTGACTATTTCAGCCGATTAGGTCACTTCCTTCACTTTCATCATTTTACGAAGATTACTCAAGGCATATCGCATCCGGCCTAATGCCGTATTGATACTTACATCGGTAAGATCCGCTATTTCTTTAAAACTAAGGTCTGCATAATGGCGCATAATCAGTACTTCTTTCTGTTCATCGGGCAAAAGCTGGATCAATACACGCAGGTCAGTATGGGTTTGTTCTCTCAGTAATTTATCTTCTGCATTTTCTTCGTGAATTTGCAGCATATTGAGTATATCAGTCCCATCTGCACTGGTAATTACCGGCGCACGCTTTTCGCGTCTGAAATAATCGATGACTAAATTGTGGGCAATACGCATTACCCAGGGTAAAAATTTACCTTCTTCATTGTACCTTCCTGAACGGAGTGTATTGATGACTTTAATAAAAGCATCCTGAAAAATGTCTTCTGCTAAATACTGATCTTTGACCAGTAAGTATATAGAGGTGTATATCTTGGATTTGTATCTGTTCAGGAGTTCTTCAAGAACTGATTCATTTCCTTTCAGGTATAACTTCACTAATTCCTGATCACTATATGATTGTAACTTCATAGGATTATCTAAACTAAATTCCCTTGCTTGGTGTGCTAAAAAAAGATTGAGTAGATGTTTTTGCTATAGTGGTTCTCCTATGTTTTTTAAAAATGGTTATTTAATCGATTGTGTTACAACTCCAAAAGAAGCATTTTTTTATCAGATTACAAGAATAAAAGTAGTAAAAAAAATTAAATTAGTTTAAAGAGCCGTATTTTTGCATTCTCCCTACAAACTAATTTTGTGTTTTTTGGGTTATATTAGCAAATCCTATAAGGAAGTCAATGAGTAAGGAAACGGAGAAAGATCCACATAAAAACATTATTATCAAGGGTGCCAGGGTACATAACCTCAAAAATATTGATGTTGCAATACCGAAAAACAAGCTGGTAGTCATTACTGGGATGTCGGGTTCAGGGAAATCTTCCCTTGCCTTTGACACGCTGTACGCCGAAGGACAAAGAAGATACGTAGAAAGTCTTTCTTCTTATGCCCGTCAGTTTATGGGCCGGATGAACAAGCCGGATGTTGATTATATCAAAGGTATTGCCCCTGCCATCGCAATTGAACAGAAGGTAATTACATCCAATCCGAGATCTACGGTTGGTACTTCAACAGAAATTTATGATTATCTGAAATTGCTTTTTTCAAGAATTGGCAAAACTATTTCTCCGGAATCCGGGGTAGTAGTGAAAAAGGATACCGTAAGTACGGTTGTTGATTTTGTAGCTAAACTTGGAGAGGATAGCGTGGCCACAATTTTCTGCCCGCTTCATCCGCACAATAACAGATCTGTTAAAGAGGAATTGGCTGTATTGCTGCAGAAAGGATTTTTAAGGGTTTATCTTGGAGATACAGTTCATAAAATTGAAGCTGTGCTGGAAGATGAGCAGTTTAAGGATACTGAACTTAAAGATTCTGATACGATCAAGATCCTGATTGACCGGATTGTTTTCCATGACGATGATGAAACGATGAGCCGCCTGGCTGATTCTGTTCAGACTGCCTTTTTTGAAGGTAAGGGTGATTGTTATGTAGAGCATGAGGGGAAAGTCACTCATTTCTGTGATCGTTTTGAGTTGGATGGGATTCGTTTTGAAGAGCCTACACCGAATTTCTTCAGTTTCAATAATCCTTATGGTGCTTGTAAGCGTTGTGAAGGGTATGGAAATGTGATTGGGATTGATGAGGATCTGGTCGTTCCTGATAAGAGCAAGAGTCTTTATGACAATGCAATCGCTCCGTGGCGTGGTGAAAAAATGCGGGAGTGGTTGAATAAGCTGATTAAAAATGCATCGAAGTTTGATTTTCCTATTCACAGGCCTTTCAATGAGTTAACAGAGAAGGAACAGCGGTTAATCTGGACCGGTAATAAATATTTTGAAGGACTGGATGCATTTTTTGAGGAGCTGGAGCAGCAGACTTATAAAATCCAGTATAGGGTGATGTTGTCTCGTTACCGCGGAAAAACTATTTGTCCGGATTGTAAGGGTTCGAGGTTGCGTAAAGATGCTTCTTATGTTAAGATTGGTGGAAAGTCAATTGTAGACGTAGTATTAATGCCTTTGTCGATTATCCAGGATTTCTTTGATAAACTGGAGCTATCTGACACGGATGTTAAGATCTCAAAGCGTTTATTGGCAGAAGTGACCAGCCGTGTGCTTTATCTGAATAATGTTGGTTTAGGGTATTTAACTTTAAACAGGTTATCTAATACACTATCGGGTGGAGAATCTCAGCGTATTAATTTAGCAACTTCATTAGGCAGCAGTTTGGTGGGCTCTATTTATGTATTGGATGAGCCTAGTATTGGTTTGCATCCAAGGGACACGAATAAACTGATTGAGGTGTTGCAGTCTTTGCGTAATGTTGGAAACACAGTGATCGTGGTTGAGCATGAGGAGGAGATGATGAGGGCTGCGGACCATATTATTGATATTGGTCCTGAAGCAGGTACTTTAGGAGGGAATCTTGTTTTTACAGGTACTTATAAAGAGATCATTAAGGATAAAAAGAGTTTGACGGGGAAATACTTGTCTGGTGAAGAAAATATAGTTATTCCTGTGGTGAGAAGAAAGTGGGCTGACCATATTCTGATTAAGGGGGCAAGGGAGAATAATCTTAAGAATATTGAGGTGAAGTTTCCGCTTGGTGTTTTTACGGTTGTGAGCGGGGTTTCCGGATCGGGCAAAACGAGTTTGATCAAGAAGATTTTATATCCTGCGTTACAAAAGGCAATTGGTAATTATGCTGGTGAACAAACTGGTTTATATGATGGGATATTCGGCAATTATGAGCTGATCAGCCAGGTAGAAATGGTGGATCAGAATCCTATTGGCCGTTCTTCGCGTTCTAATCCTGTAACGTATGTAAAGGCTTGGGATGATGTTCGTGCTTTGTTTTCTGCTTTGCCTGCTGCGAAGGCGGCTGGGTTAAAGCCTGCTGCATTTTCTTTCAATGTGGAGGGTGGCCGTTGTGATGTTTGTCAGGGTGAGGGTGAGGTGAAGATTGAGATGCAGTTCATGGCGGATATTTACTTGCCTTGTGAGGCTTGTGGTGGCCGCAGGTTCAAGCAGCAGATTCTTGATATTACTTATCAGGATAAAAATGTGGCTGATATTCTGGATCTGACGATTGATGAGGCGGTAGGGTTTTTCAAGAATGAGCCTAAAATTTTAAATAAGTTGCAGCCGCTTGTTGATGTTGGGTTAGGGTATGTTCATTTAGGACAGAGTTCTAATACTTTGTCTGGTGGTGAGGCGCAGCGGATTAAGTTGGCTTCGTTCTTAATTAAGGGAAATAGTGCGAGTAAAACGATGTTCATTTTTGATGAGCCGACTACTGGTTTGCATTTCCATGATATTAAGAAGTTGTTGATTGCTTTGAATACGTTGATTGAGCAGGGAAATACGATTTTAGTGATTGAGCATAATATGGATATGATCAAGTCTGCGGATTGGGTGATTGATATTGGGCCTGAGGGTGGCGATGGGGGTGGAAATGTTGTTTTTGAGGGAACTCCTGAGGATCTCATTGGTGTGAAGGGTTCTTATACTGCAAAGTATTTACTGCCGCATTTGAAGCCTTCTTTGGTTTAATCATGATTTTTTAAGGGCTGATGTTTGTTCGTCAGCTCTTTTTTTTGATAAATAATACGGATTAATTAAATTTTTATATTAGCGCATGCTTTTTCTAACCTTATTCCTCGGGATAATTCTAAATTCGATAGGGTATATTCCACCTGGAAATATCAACCTTACGGTGGTACAGATTACTATTACACGTGGGATAAAACAGGCTTTGTATTTTATTCTTGCTTTTTCTGCGGTTGAGGTTTTGTTCACGTTTGGTGTAATGAGGTTTGTGCAGTGGTTGTCGAGTGAGATCAAGGTTGGCAATTATATTGATGTGGTGATGATTGTGATGTTCACTGTTTTGGGGGTGATTACGTGGCGTTCAAGGAAGGAAATGCCTAAGGCTGATTATTCGAAGAAGGATAGTATCAGGTATGGGATGTTACTTGGGGTGCTGAATCCGATGCAGATTCCTTATTGGTTGTTTGTGGGGACTTACTTGATTTCTCATGAGTGGATTGATATTGGGTATTTGTCTTTGACGGTGTTTAGTATCGGGTCGGGGATTGGCGCTGCTGTGGCTTTGTATGGTTTTGCAAGGTTTGCGCAATATATTCAAACTAAATTTGCTTTAAGTAGTTATGTGGTTAATAGGGCGATCGCGTTGCTATTTTTCGCACTTTCCGCTTATCATGTTGTTAAACTGGGGCTCGTGTACTTAGGGAAATAAAAAACCTGGTATGTGTTTTCCGACTGGCATTCCCCGAACGGGAATGAGGTCTGGAAAACACATACCAGGTTTTTTATTTTCGAAAAGTAAGGTTATATGGGTTAACAATAGGATTGCGCTACAAGGAAGACAAGCGTGACGACGCGGTTGGTTTGCTTGTTGGAGAGCTATCAGGTTTGCTTGTTTGATCTTTCCTGCCTGCAAGAAATAACTATTTCTTCCTGTTTTCTGATTTCACAGAAAACATCTTTTATACTCCTTTCTGAAATACTTTGTCTTTATGCCTGTTTACAGCTGTTCAGCTGTATTTCTGTTACTATTCAGGTACTAGTCTGCATTCTTTTAAAACAGGTTTTAAGCGGGTTACTGGCTATGTTGTCCAGCAGTTTGAAGCGGGTTTGATACGGGTTTGATACGGGTTTGAAACGCCTCGACCCGTATCAAACCCGTATCAAACCCGTATCAAACTGCAACCAGACACAGCCAAATACCTTGTTGTAATAGGATTCTTTTATAATCAAACTATTATCTGTCTGGTTAGTGTATAAAGTTATTACAGATTTAAAAATCAGAACTATGGTGATATTTAAAGCTCTGATGATAGCTATACGGGATAAAAAGGTAATCGAATTGATTCCTGCCTTTCAAGATTGTTAAGGAGTTTTACCGTTGGATTGCTTTAAGACTTGCTTGTTGGATCGCTATTAGGATTGCTGTCAGGATTGCTTGTTGATCACATTATAAAGTAATATAAAATTGAAATCATCATCACTGTATTAAGTAAGAGATATCTGAGGACATGATTTCTTAAAAAAATTATGGCTAAAGTACTTGATAATAATAGCAGCAAATTGGATTGATGTAATCCTTTGTTTTGTGGATCTTTCGTATAGAGATAGATGTTGAACC is a window encoding:
- a CDS encoding RNA polymerase sigma factor → MKLQSYSDQELVKLYLKGNESVLEELLNRYKSKIYTSIYLLVKDQYLAEDIFQDAFIKVINTLRSGRYNEEGKFLPWVMRIAHNLVIDYFRREKRAPVITSADGTDILNMLQIHEENAEDKLLREQTHTDLRVLIQLLPDEQKEVLIMRHYADLSFKEIADLTDVSINTALGRMRYALSNLRKMMKVKEVT
- a CDS encoding LysE family transporter, with translation MLFLTLFLGIILNSIGYIPPGNINLTVVQITITRGIKQALYFILAFSAVEVLFTFGVMRFVQWLSSEIKVGNYIDVVMIVMFTVLGVITWRSRKEMPKADYSKKDSIRYGMLLGVLNPMQIPYWLFVGTYLISHEWIDIGYLSLTVFSIGSGIGAAVALYGFARFAQYIQTKFALSSYVVNRAIALLFFALSAYHVVKLGLVYLGK
- the recA gene encoding recombinase RecA, whose protein sequence is MIPNPDKLKALQLTLDKLEKSYGKGAVMKLGDTPTESIESISTGSITLDIALGIGGVPKGRVIEIYGPESSGKTTLATHIIAEAQKKGGVAAFIDAEHAFDKFYAKKLGVDVDNLLIAQPDNGEQALEIADNLIRSGAIDVIVIDSVAALVPKAEIEGEMGDSKMGLQARLMSQALRKLTGTIAKTGCCCIFINQLREKIGVMFGNPETTTGGNALKFYASVRLDIRRTSQIKDADEVSGNRVKVKIVKNKVAPPFRIAEFDIMFGQGISKVGEIIDLGVDFNIVKKAGSWFSYGETKLGQGRDAVKQLLLDNPELADEIERKIREEVTGEKLEELL
- the nth gene encoding endonuclease III, which gives rise to MLKKERYKQFVAYFSAKQPDAETELHYNNPFQLLVAVILSAQCTDKRINQVTPALFQRFPNAKALAEVTPDIVFDYIRSVSYPNNKAKHLVGMANILLNEFNNVVPSDIDQLQKMPGVGRKTANVIASVIYNAPAMAVDTHVFRVANRIGLTTGKTPLAVEKDLVKYLPQETIHVAHHWLILHGRYVCVARSPKCNICEITSICKYFEKLNKPAKAISQEAH
- the uvrA gene encoding excinuclease ABC subunit UvrA; amino-acid sequence: MSKETEKDPHKNIIIKGARVHNLKNIDVAIPKNKLVVITGMSGSGKSSLAFDTLYAEGQRRYVESLSSYARQFMGRMNKPDVDYIKGIAPAIAIEQKVITSNPRSTVGTSTEIYDYLKLLFSRIGKTISPESGVVVKKDTVSTVVDFVAKLGEDSVATIFCPLHPHNNRSVKEELAVLLQKGFLRVYLGDTVHKIEAVLEDEQFKDTELKDSDTIKILIDRIVFHDDDETMSRLADSVQTAFFEGKGDCYVEHEGKVTHFCDRFELDGIRFEEPTPNFFSFNNPYGACKRCEGYGNVIGIDEDLVVPDKSKSLYDNAIAPWRGEKMREWLNKLIKNASKFDFPIHRPFNELTEKEQRLIWTGNKYFEGLDAFFEELEQQTYKIQYRVMLSRYRGKTICPDCKGSRLRKDASYVKIGGKSIVDVVLMPLSIIQDFFDKLELSDTDVKISKRLLAEVTSRVLYLNNVGLGYLTLNRLSNTLSGGESQRINLATSLGSSLVGSIYVLDEPSIGLHPRDTNKLIEVLQSLRNVGNTVIVVEHEEEMMRAADHIIDIGPEAGTLGGNLVFTGTYKEIIKDKKSLTGKYLSGEENIVIPVVRRKWADHILIKGARENNLKNIEVKFPLGVFTVVSGVSGSGKTSLIKKILYPALQKAIGNYAGEQTGLYDGIFGNYELISQVEMVDQNPIGRSSRSNPVTYVKAWDDVRALFSALPAAKAAGLKPAAFSFNVEGGRCDVCQGEGEVKIEMQFMADIYLPCEACGGRRFKQQILDITYQDKNVADILDLTIDEAVGFFKNEPKILNKLQPLVDVGLGYVHLGQSSNTLSGGEAQRIKLASFLIKGNSASKTMFIFDEPTTGLHFHDIKKLLIALNTLIEQGNTILVIEHNMDMIKSADWVIDIGPEGGDGGGNVVFEGTPEDLIGVKGSYTAKYLLPHLKPSLV
- the tsaD gene encoding tRNA (adenosine(37)-N6)-threonylcarbamoyltransferase complex transferase subunit TsaD — encoded protein: MSVILAIESSCDETSVAICNNGKITANVIANQTIHENYGGVVPELASRVHQQNIVPVIQQALIDAKVSKKDINAIAFTRGPGLLGSLLVGVSFAKSFALALDLPLIAVNHMHAHILAHFIDDPKPSFPFLCLTVSGGHTQIVLVKDYFDMEIVGESLDDAAGEAFDKTAKILNLPYPGGPLIDLHATKGNPLAYKFPEPQIKDLNYSFSGLKTAILYFIRAQEKMNPDFIQENLNDICASVQHSIVHILLNKVKKAAKQYNIKEIAIAGGVSANTGLRKALEEKSEELGWKVFIPAFQFCTDNAAMIAIAGHYKFINQEFVGQDIAPASRMEF